The sequence CGCCCACTTCGCCGACCCTGACGTGATCAGGAAGTTCATGAGCGCCGTGAAGATGATATAGCCGATGATCAGCCAGATGCCCGTGAAGTTGATGGATTCGAGGAACTCCGCCCCGTTGACCGCAATCCACGTGCCGATGTTCGACCAGTTGAAATACGCGATGAACTGCGAGATCGCAAAGATGAGGACGATGTATCCGGCCATATCTTTCATCGCTTCGGCCATGTAGCCGGCGATGTCTTTCCCGCTTTTGATCTTACCGACAGTGATTCCGTACGTAACACCGACAGTCAGGAACAGGAACAGGATGATCGGTACGATGCCGCTGATGAACGGCGACGGGATGATCGTACCGCCCTCACCGCGCAGCGGACTGTCCGGCCAGAAGATCCCGACGACGAGCACTGCGAGATACAGCAGACCCGCAATGACGGCGAACAGGAATGCCTTTCCGGCCCGCGGATCGTCTTCTTCCATATCGACGTCGACCGCATCCCCCTCATATTTCCCGAGACGCGGCTCAATGAATTTCGTCGTGATGAAACCTGCGAGCAGTGTCAGCATGAAGACGGATACGATATTGAAATACCAGTTATCGACAGGCGTCACGACGATCGAGTCATCGACAATCTTCGCTGCTTCCGTGGAGATCCCGGAGAGCAATGCATCGGTTCCGACGATGAATAGATTCGCCGTGAACCCGGCGCCTGCGGATGCGTAGCCGACGGCGAGTCCCGCAAGAGGATGGCGGCCGACCTTATAGAAGATCATCGCAGCGAGCGGCGGAATGAGCAGCATCGCAGCATCCGACGCGATATTCCCCATGATACCGACGAAGGCGACGGCGTACGTCAGCAGCCACGGCGGGGATTTCAAGATCGTTTTCCGGATCGCATAGTCGAGCAGGCCGACTTTCTCCGTCAGCCCGATCCCGAGCATCATCGCCAGGACGATGCCTAGCGGTGCGAATCCGGTGAAGTTCGTGATCATTGATTCAAGGATATATTGCAGTCCCGCTCCCGAGAGCAGGTTGTTGATCGGCAGTGTTTCCCCGGTGCCCGGGTGTTTGACCTGGGCATCGAACAAGCTGAAGATCAGTGACGCCACCATGACGGCGACCGCCATGAAGACGAAGAGGATGAACGGGTCGGGCAGCCGGTTTCCGAGCCGCTCGATCCCATTCAATGCTTTGTTGAAGAACCCCCGATTCGATGCTTTCGTTTCCATCCCCATTCCCCCTAAATCGATTTACTTGCCGAGCGGCGACGGACTGACATCCGCCGGAATCGGACAATTGTAAGGATTCTTCTGTGCAAACGCTGTGTACTCATCACGGATCGGTGCAAGCAGATCCGTATTCCCAAAGATTTTGAGTGCGGTCAGCGCCATGGCGCCGCCCGCCCGCAGCATCCCCTTATGCGCGTTCGCCGACAGCCCCTGGCTCGTCATCTGCCACGTATGGAGCGGCGTGCCGAGCGCGGAGGTCGACGTCGACAGCTGGGCGGTCGGCATGATCCAGCTTACATCCGACACGTCCGTCGAAGCCGTCAGGATATCCGGCAGCACCTCATACGGCGAGATGCAGTCCGAGACATATTTGCCCTCGAACTCCGAGCCGTCCCCGACATAGCCGAACCCTTTCATGACCCCGAGGTAATCTTTCCGCTCCGCTTCCGAGAGGGATTCGAAGATGCCCCGGGCAAACTCTTTCTCCTCCTCAGTCGGCGGCTCGATGCCGATTTCGGACAGGCTGTCATACAGGATGCGCTCGAGCGCCCGGTTCGGGATGTAGTTCGAACACGCCTTGTCGATCTCGACGGTCACGTCCGTCTCCGTCATGAGCGCCGCCCCTTCCGCGACTTTGTTCACGCGTTCGAACAGTGACATGACACGCTCCGTATCGACGTCCCGGATGAGATAGAGCACTTCGGCATTCGCCTGTACGACGTTTGGCGCGAACCCGCCCGTATTCGTGATGGCGTAGTGGATGCGCGCCTGATCCGGCATATGCTCCCGCAAATACTGGACCCCTGTGTTCATGAGTTCCACGGCATCGAGCGCACTGCGTCCGAGATGCGGTGAATTGGCCGCATGGGACGGCACCCCTTTGAACCGGTAGAACACCTGGATGTTCGCCAGTGTGCTGAGGCTCATGATGCTGTTTGTCGGTGACGGATGCCAGGTCAGCGCGAGATCCGTACCGTCGAAGACACCTTCCCGCGCCATGAATGTCTTGCCGGAGCCGCCTTCCTCCCCGGGACAGCCGAAGAATTTCACGGTGCCGGTCTGTCCGGTCTCTTCCAGATACGCTTTCGCTGCACAGGCGGCTGCGAATGCACCGGTTCCGAGCAGGTTATGCCCGCACCCGTGACCGATATGCCGCTCCCACCGCTGCTCCGTAATACTGTTCGGTTCCTGGCTCAGTTCCGGCAGCGCATCGAATTCCCCCAGAAATCCGATGACCGGATGGCCCTCACCAAACGTCGCCGTGAAGGCGGTTCCAATACCGCCGACACCGCGCTCGACCGTGAAACCTTTCGCTTCGCATTGATCCGCCAAATACTTCGCAGACTCGTATTCTTCGAACCGTGTTTCCGGATGCCGGAAAATGTACTCGCTCACTTCCTCGAAATAGGCCCTGTGTTCATCCAGATACCGTTTCGTGAACTCCTGAAGACTCACCCGCATTACCCCCTAATATATTGAATATAAACAATAGACTGATTACATCGTAAATAGAATCCAAGAATCCGTCAATAGTCGACAGCATTTTTACCAAGGGAAATTAAAATCCCCTTCCTCACTTTATGCGGTGAAGAAGGGGATTCTGCTGATCAGCGGATATCTTTTTCGATCTTGCCGTCTTTCATGACCACCTGGATCGTTTCATGGCTGGAGAGTGACGCGATGTCCTCCAGCGGATTGCCTTTGACGATGACGATGTCTGCAAGCTTGCCGGTCTCGATTGTTCCGACTTGCTCCTCCCACCCGAGGCACTCGGCAGCCGTTTTCGTGGAGGCGACGATCGCATCCATCGGGGTCATGCCCGCATTGCACATCAGTTCCAGTTCACGCAGGTTCGTGCCGTGCTTGAATACACCGGCATCCGTACCCATCGCGATCTTGACGCCGGCTTTGTACGCCTTCTGGAAACTGGCGATATGGTGGTCGATGACTTCCTCGGATTTCCGGACAGCGGTCTCCGGCATGCCGGTTTCTTCGGCCGTCTCGAGCACCGCGACCGGCGCGAGCAGTGTCGGTACGAGGAATGTGCCGTTCTCAAGCATGAGCTCGATCGCCTCGTCGTCGATGAAGATGCCGTGCTCAATCGAATGGATCCCTGCCCGCACGGCGTTCTTGATGCCTTCCGCTCCCTGGGCATGCGCCATGACACGTGTGTTTTTGCGGAACTTCCCTTCCTCGACGATCACTTTCAGTTCTTCCAATGAAAACTGGGTGAATTCGGGATGATCTGTCGCGCTCAGAACACCGCCGGTCGCGTGAACCTTGATGACTTCCGCCCCGGCCCGCAGCATTTCCCTCGTCTTCTTGCGTACTTCCTCCACCCCGTCACACATTCCGTGCGGCATGCCGGGATAGCCGGACGGCAGCAGCTCCACCGTCTGCCCTGATACCGTATAGCCGTCACCGTGCCCGCCCGTCGTCGTCAGAGCGTTGATGCTCAGCTGCATGCGCGGCCCTGAGATCAGGCCGTCCTCGACCGCTTTCTTGACGCCAAGATCGGTGCCGAGCGCATCGCGGACTGATGTCACCCCCGCTTCGAGTGTTGTCTTCAAGTACTTCATCGCCTGGTAGTACATGAACGAGAACGGCGTCGCGAGCCGTTCAGCGACAGACGCGTATTCCATCATCATATGGACATGGGTGTCGATGAATCCCGGTACAATCGTGTTCCCACCGGCATCGATGACAGTTTCCTCACCGGACGCCGCATAGCCGCTCTCGCCGCCGACATAGGTGATGCGGCTGCCATCCACGACAACCACCTGGTCTTGCTGCGCCTCTTTCCCCGTGCCGTCAATCAGCAGTCCGTTCTTGATAATGGTTTTCGTCATATGAATCCCTCCGGTTTATAATGTTTTGATCAGAATACCTGCAATGACGACCGACGCGACAGTGACTGTTGTGAATCCGCCGATGATCATCGGTGCGAGCAGTTCATTGAAAATCAGTTTTTCCTCTTTTTCATTGCGGGCACAGCTCCGGCTCACTTCCTCACAGAGGATATAGTCGCCCGGGAAGCCGAACAATGCAGTCAATGCGACCGGCATCCCCTTGAACGGGTGCCACTTTACGAGTTTTGCCATCACGTAGCCCCCGGTGGAAATTCCGATTGTGCCGATGCCGAGAATGGCGAGGATCGCCGGCAGGTTGTCGAGCACCTGACCCGGTGTCACGCCTGCCATCGTTCCGATCACGACGAAGATGATGCCGAGCATGGCGATCGTGAAGGAGTTCGCACGCTGCAGCTCGCTTGACTGGAAGATTCCGGCTTTCAGGCCGAGTATACCGATCAGCAGGCACCACAACGTGTAGTGGATCGGCGTCACCATGCCGAGCATTGTGCCGACAGCAGCGCCTGCGAAGACGAAGAACAATTTCAATACAGCACTTGACCGCAGCGGGCCGGCCTTCTTCTTCGGCAGTTCACCGTCCTCTTCAGCCTCCCCTGCCATCGGCACGAATGATCCGTCATCGATCTGCCCCTGCATGACACCTGCATATTTCTTCATGAAATGCAGGGCGAGCGGCATGCCGACCAGCCCCTGGAATGCGACGACCAGTGCCGGAATGACGACGATCGACGTCAGACCGAGTTCTTCCAGCCGCTCGGACGTGACGAGCAGCGCGATGATCCCTCCGCTCACCGGGCCGACACCCGCAACGGCGGTCGGGTAGTCGAACAGCAGCGGCACGATGAGCAGGATCAGGATGCCTGATGTCACGACTCCGCTCAGTGCGATCAGCACCGCTTTGTATTGTGTTTTCACTAGAGATAGTGGAATCATCGTTCCCATATGGACAATTGCCGGACCGATCAGAATCGCGCCAAGCGCGGCAAATTGTGATTTCTCAAGAATGTCTTTCGGAAAGATGCCTGTCCAGGTCAGGACCAAAAATCCGACCATCGCCGTGAGCAGCATCGGAATCCGTGCCCTTGAAACGATGGAGAGCCATTCGCCGAAAGCAATTAGCGCTAAAATCAGTACAGTTGCAATCAATGGGTTTGCCAGCAAATCGCTCAGTCCTTTCCCGTTTGTATAGTTTTTATACAATTCGAATTGTATTAGGTATGCAATATATCATTATAGAACTGCCGAGTAAACAACTTATTTTGATTACTTTCGAACTTTCTCTCAATTGAATCACCTTGTAACCGCTTCCTTCCCTGATGAGCCGGGATTTCAGTTTTCTATTATTTTTTCAGCTAGCTTGGTTGGTTTAGCAGAAAATGCGGAGCGGCAGCGGAGCACACAAGCTGGTTCTTAGGTTTCCATTGCCGGCCGGCCAACTTTGTGAGCGGAGGACGCATCCCGGCCCGCTGCCCAGCGTCGTCTGTGCCTGGCCCCTTATGAGTTTGTGAAGTTATGAGCGCTTTGAGGAGGTTTATGAGCGATTTTGCTGGGTTATGATCACTTTTGCGTTTTTATGATCACTTTCTGCGATTTATGATCACTTTCACAGTTTTATGATCATTTCCAGCAATTTATGATCACATCCTGCCCTCGGCGAGCCCCTCTCCTTCCCCCAGCACAGCGGCGTCATATCCACCGTCATCTGCCGCACCGCGAAAAAGCACCCGCATGGTCCTCACGCGGGTGCTGCTATGATTGCTGTATGGATATGAAGTGGTCAAGTGGTTGCAAACGAATGCTTCTCTTCTGTTTCCTTTTTCTCAGACGGCCGGGCTGCGAGGGATGGCAGCAGTTCACTGATGATCGACACCAGTTCTTCATCTGACTGAGCGGCGAGTTCATCGGAATAGCGGTCCATCGCCCGCTTCCATTGGGCGAGCCGCAGGTCATCCGCGAGCACTTCACGCAGCTGGACTGCGAGCGGCCGTCCGGGCTGCAGCCGTTCGACAAGCCCCTTTGGGATCAGGGTCTCAAGGTTCATCTCCTCCTGGCCGGGCAGTGCAGAATGGATGAACATCGGCAGGCGTTTCCGCAACCCCTCGCTGACAGTCACGCCGCCCGGCTTGGTGACGATGGCATCGGCATCGTCGTAGATGGCGTCCATCTCCTCGCGCAGTGCGATATACGGCATCGCCTTCACATGCGCCAAGTTCCAGGACTGGATTTTCTGATACAGTCGCCGGTTATGTCCGCACAGGACAATGAACCGGAAATCGTCCGCCTCCTTCAGCTCCCGGAACATCCGGGCCGGACAGCCGAGTCCGCTGTTGCCGCCTGCCAGCAGGATCACCGGTTTGTGTCCCGCCGTCTTCTTCAGCGGCCGCTCTGCTGGCCGGCGGATTTTACGGTGCACGGGGATGCCCGTGACGAACAGCCGTCCCGGGACGTTCGGATCGTCCAACAGCTGATGCCAGGCTTCTGCGGTCGGCAGGAAATGCGCATCGATGCCGCGGTGCCCCCAGTAGTCGTGGACAAAGAAATCCGTATAGACGTTCACGACCGGCACGTCACACTGGCCGGCGATCTTCAGTTTGCTGAGCATGCAGGACGGCAGGCTGTGTGTGCAGAAGATCAGATCCGGCTGCTCCTCCTTCATGAGCTGTTTCAGTTTGTGCAGGAACAGCGGCTGATGCCATATATACTGTTCGTCGAGCGGCTTTTCGCTGAAGTACAGCTTCTTATAGGCCCTGCTGTACAGACGCGGGGCTAGTTTGATCCATTGTAAATAGCCGGTTTTGATCACTTTCTCGAGCAGCTGGTTTGTTTCCGACAGCAGATCGATCTTTTTCACTTCCGCCTCGGGATACTGCCGGTGGATCAGATCCATCAGCGCTTCGGCGGCCTGATGGTGGCCTGATTGCATTTGCAAGTGTGGAAAAAACAATACTTTCATCAACAACTGCACCTCCCGTTCGTCAATTTGCATATTCTTTTTTCGTCTTCCATTTTTTAAAGAGCAACCGCCCGATCATGATGAGCAGAAATACAAATCCGACCAGAGCGGCGTAACTCGGATTGACTTTGAATGATCTGCCGAGAAAATAGCCGGCAGCGAGAAACGGCAGCACCCATCCTGCCGAGGCAGCGCCGCTGAGCAGTGTGAACTCAAGGAACGGCATTTTAGTAAGACCTGCAAAATAAGGGCTGATCTGCCGGATGCCCGGCATGTAGATCCCGAACAGGATGGTGCGTTTCCGTTTCCGCTTGAAGGACTGCTCCGCTTTCGCCCACCGTTCCTTCGTGAGACCGATGAACTTCCCGATTTTGTGAAGGAGCGGATAGCCGATATACCGGCCTCCCGCATACGCGGTCAGCATCCCCGTCCAGGCACCCGCCACCGCAGCTGCCGCAGACGGAATGGCGGACAGCTGATGACCGGCGATCAGCACGCCGATCAGGAATGTCAGGGACTCTTCAGGAGACGGGATGCCGACGATACCGAAGAACAGCAGGACGAAGATGATGATGCTGCCATACTGCAGGATGGTATTTGTCAGCGACTCGATGCTCATGGACCGTCCTCGTCACAATCGGCAATGCAGTCGGGCGGGAGGAAAACGATTCCCCGCTCCGCACTTTCCTGAAGGTACTCCCTGAGGACCCGGAGCATATGGCCGGGTGCCTCGTCATCCGCGCCACTGTTGCTGCCGTCATCGTGCAGGACGACGATCGATCCGTCATCCGGCACATCACGCAGCCTCTGTAAAAGTTTCGAATCGCACATCGCCGTTTTCCAGTCACCGAGTATATGTGTCCAAAGAATTGTTTCATATGGTTTTGCGATATTCGGCAGGGCGGCCGTCAGACGCCCGTACGGCGGCCGGTAAAATCGAGGCCGGCTTCCTGTGATCCGTTCGATGACCGCAGCCGTCCGGCGTATTTCCCGGCGGGCCTGCCGAGGCGGCAGGCGCCATAGCGAATGATGATCGTAATGATGGATTCCGATGGCATGCCCTTCCGCATGCATACGCCGGAGAAGTTCAGGATGCTGCTCGGCATGGCGTCCTGTCACGAAGAACACCGCTTTTATGCGGTAGTGTGATAGTAGGGCAAGCAGCTGCGGTGTGTACTTTGCATTCGGTCCATCATCGAACGTCAGTGCAATGCCGCGCCGGGCTGCCGCTTTTTTACGTATCCCTGTTCCCGTCAGCCGCATGACCAGTGTGGCGCCTGCTGTATAGAAACCGTAGATGACTGTCAGGATGGCTGCAATCCGCCAGCACTTCCGTCCCATGCGTCTCTCCCCTTTTGCTTTTCTTGTATACTTTCTTTTACCCATTCTTCTGACAATCGAACATGTTTAGTATGACAGCCATTTCTTTCCGTTCTATCAGTATAATTCTGAAGAATTCCTTAAGATGGGCACCCGTCACGGACGCCGGTTCATTCCAATAAAAAAACCGCACATCTCATGGATGCGCGGCGCTGCTGCCAGCTGGAGCTCAGCGGACAGTGAATTTCAGTTTTGTGTCGCGGTTCAGTGTCTTACCGGAATCCGCCGGGAGCCCTTTTTTGATCGTCAGATAGGAAGTCCCGTTTTTCCATTCCTTCAGAGGAGCAATGTACAGGAGCCGCGGATCGGCTGGATCGATCCGGACAGCCGCTTCTGCTGCAGCACCCGTACCCTCAGGATCTGATGAAATGCGGATGAACCCTCTATAATCGATACCGCGTTTCAGCGGCGTGTTGAATTTCACGGCGAAAATCTTCGTCTGGTCGATCTCCATATCCGGGAAGTCCCCGGTGAACGGGGCAATGGAAACAACGGATATCTCGGCTGCTGCTGTGAAGCTGCCGTCCGTTGTCGTTGCCGTGATGACCGCCTTCCCTTTGCCGACCGCGGTCACCTGACCGGTCTGATCCACGGCAGCGACACGCGGATCGGAAGTCGACCAGGTGACAGTGCGGTCTGCAGCCGTTTCAGGCAGGACACGCGCAGTCAGTCTGATTGCCGACACAGTCGCCGGATTCCCGACTGTCAGACTCGCGGTCTTGCGGTCCAGCTCGATTGCCGACACGTGGATAAGTTTCGCTTTTTCCGGCTTAGCCTCCAGTGATGCAGCCAGTTTCCGCAGGTCGAGCACGCCCGCGCCATACAGCGGATCCCACCCCGGCGCTCCGAGATCCTTCGCAGACTCCATGAGCAGCTTTTTCGTCTCTGCAGGAGCCAGTCCAGGGAATTCCGCCTGCACCATGGCAGCTGCGCCGGCAGCAATCGGTGCAGAGAACGAAGTGCCGGACATCGAGACGAACCTGCCGCCCGGTGCATTCGTGACAATCCGCTCACCCGGGGCACTGAGATCGACTTCGTCATTGTACGTCGAGAATGAGGAGTGCTGGTTCCTTTGATCGACAGACGCCACGGACAGCACTTTATCGTAGGCCGCCGGGTACATGACCGGATTGCCCTTGCCGGCGTCATTTCCGGCGGACGCCACGATGAGGATCCCGGCGTCTTCCGCCCGCTGGATCGCATCCTTCTCGATGACGGACGCTGCAGGACCGCCCTGACTGATATTGATGATATCGACACCTCGTCGGATCGCGTAGTCGATCGCCTGGACATTCATCGACACGGTGCCTGTCCCATCCGCCTTGATGGTCTTCAGCGGCAGGATCTTCACGTCGTATGGTCCCATTATACCGGTGATGCCGTATCTGTCATTCAGTGCAGCTGCGATGACACCGGACACCGCGGTCCCATGACCGTTCACGTCCTGGACATCAGAAGTGCCGTCCGTGAAATTGTAGGCACCCGGGGCGATGCGGCCTGCGAAGTCAGGGATCGCGCTGTCGATGCCTGAATCGATCACAGCCACTGTGACCGGAGCCGACTGGCTGCCGGCATGGGGCCAGATGGCAGGCGCCTGGACATGGTCCACCCACCATTGCTGCCCGTAGAACGGATCATTGACCGTCATATCGACGGCCCTTTCGTAATTCGGTTCCACAGTCTCCACAAGCGGATTGCGCTGCAGCTCCGCCTCGGCCTTGCTCAGATCTTCCGGAGTATCGAACGAAAGCAGCTGGACAGCAGGGGCTACGTCTTCGATCTCCTCGGTTTCAGCAGGCAGCGACGGGGCAGAAGCGATGGAACGCGGGAGTTCCTTATATTGGACGAGCAGTTCATGTGCATCTTGCGCAAGGGCATTTGGAGCGGATGGCTGTTCCGACGCAGAAGCAGCGGACGGGGCAGCCAGCGGATACGTACCGGACAGCAGCAGAACGGACAGCAGGGATGTCAGCAGAAAACGGGGCTTGGACACGATGATTCCTTCTTCCTTGTGGTCTTTCCGACTATATCGGCACCCGCACCGCTTTATTCACATGAATTCAGCAAACTTATTGACATTATTGAGGCAGGACACTCGCGCAGCCCTCCTCATTCTGTCGGATTCGATATCCCGGCTTGCATCCGTTCCAGCAGCACTTCGATCGCCGGCGGACGATAGCGGTTCTTCATGCAGGCCAGATAGACGGTGCGGTCGAGACTGGCACTGTCCAATTCTTTGATGACGAGCATTTCCGGTACTGTGCTGCCGATATAATTCCGGGGAATGATGGAGATGCCGATACCGGCTTCCACCAGTGTGAGGATCGTCTCGAACCGGTCGGCATCCGAGCAGATATTGGGCACAAGCCCTTCCGCTTCGAACGCCTGCAGGATATTCGACCTCGTCTGGAACCCTTTGCCCGTGATGATGAACGGTTCATCTGCGATATGCGTGAGTCCGATTTCCTCCATACCGGCAAGCCGATGCGCTGCACTCATGACAAGTACGAGCTTTTCCTCGT comes from Sporosarcina trichiuri and encodes:
- a CDS encoding AbgT family transporter, with the translated sequence METKASNRGFFNKALNGIERLGNRLPDPFILFVFMAVAVMVASLIFSLFDAQVKHPGTGETLPINNLLSGAGLQYILESMITNFTGFAPLGIVLAMMLGIGLTEKVGLLDYAIRKTILKSPPWLLTYAVAFVGIMGNIASDAAMLLIPPLAAMIFYKVGRHPLAGLAVGYASAGAGFTANLFIVGTDALLSGISTEAAKIVDDSIVVTPVDNWYFNIVSVFMLTLLAGFITTKFIEPRLGKYEGDAVDVDMEEDDPRAGKAFLFAVIAGLLYLAVLVVGIFWPDSPLRGEGGTIIPSPFISGIVPIILFLFLTVGVTYGITVGKIKSGKDIAGYMAEAMKDMAGYIVLIFAISQFIAYFNWSNIGTWIAVNGAEFLESINFTGIWLIIGYIIFTALMNFLITSGSAKWALEAPIFVPLFMQLGYHPAFTQVAYRVADSSTNIVTPLLPYMVVVLTFMQKYDKKAGIGTLISLMLPFSICFLISWILLILVFFYAGIPFGPGITPFLK
- a CDS encoding amidohydrolase, yielding MRVSLQEFTKRYLDEHRAYFEEVSEYIFRHPETRFEEYESAKYLADQCEAKGFTVERGVGGIGTAFTATFGEGHPVIGFLGEFDALPELSQEPNSITEQRWERHIGHGCGHNLLGTGAFAAACAAKAYLEETGQTGTVKFFGCPGEEGGSGKTFMAREGVFDGTDLALTWHPSPTNSIMSLSTLANIQVFYRFKGVPSHAANSPHLGRSALDAVELMNTGVQYLREHMPDQARIHYAITNTGGFAPNVVQANAEVLYLIRDVDTERVMSLFERVNKVAEGAALMTETDVTVEIDKACSNYIPNRALERILYDSLSEIGIEPPTEEEKEFARGIFESLSEAERKDYLGVMKGFGYVGDGSEFEGKYVSDCISPYEVLPDILTASTDVSDVSWIMPTAQLSTSTSALGTPLHTWQMTSQGLSANAHKGMLRAGGAMALTALKIFGNTDLLAPIRDEYTAFAQKNPYNCPIPADVSPSPLGK
- a CDS encoding metal-dependent hydrolase family protein, whose product is MTKTIIKNGLLIDGTGKEAQQDQVVVVDGSRITYVGGESGYAASGEETVIDAGGNTIVPGFIDTHVHMMMEYASVAERLATPFSFMYYQAMKYLKTTLEAGVTSVRDALGTDLGVKKAVEDGLISGPRMQLSINALTTTGGHGDGYTVSGQTVELLPSGYPGMPHGMCDGVEEVRKKTREMLRAGAEVIKVHATGGVLSATDHPEFTQFSLEELKVIVEEGKFRKNTRVMAHAQGAEGIKNAVRAGIHSIEHGIFIDDEAIELMLENGTFLVPTLLAPVAVLETAEETGMPETAVRKSEEVIDHHIASFQKAYKAGVKIAMGTDAGVFKHGTNLRELELMCNAGMTPMDAIVASTKTAAECLGWEEQVGTIETGKLADIVIVKGNPLEDIASLSSHETIQVVMKDGKIEKDIR
- a CDS encoding MGDG synthase family glycosyltransferase codes for the protein MKVLFFPHLQMQSGHHQAAEALMDLIHRQYPEAEVKKIDLLSETNQLLEKVIKTGYLQWIKLAPRLYSRAYKKLYFSEKPLDEQYIWHQPLFLHKLKQLMKEEQPDLIFCTHSLPSCMLSKLKIAGQCDVPVVNVYTDFFVHDYWGHRGIDAHFLPTAEAWHQLLDDPNVPGRLFVTGIPVHRKIRRPAERPLKKTAGHKPVILLAGGNSGLGCPARMFRELKEADDFRFIVLCGHNRRLYQKIQSWNLAHVKAMPYIALREEMDAIYDDADAIVTKPGGVTVSEGLRKRLPMFIHSALPGQEEMNLETLIPKGLVERLQPGRPLAVQLREVLADDLRLAQWKRAMDRYSDELAAQSDEELVSIISELLPSLAARPSEKKETEEKHSFATT
- a CDS encoding DedA family protein, translated to MSIESLTNTILQYGSIIIFVLLFFGIVGIPSPEESLTFLIGVLIAGHQLSAIPSAAAAVAGAWTGMLTAYAGGRYIGYPLLHKIGKFIGLTKERWAKAEQSFKRKRKRTILFGIYMPGIRQISPYFAGLTKMPFLEFTLLSGAASAGWVLPFLAAGYFLGRSFKVNPSYAALVGFVFLLIMIGRLLFKKWKTKKEYAN
- a CDS encoding polysaccharide deacetylase family protein, whose product is MGRKCWRIAAILTVIYGFYTAGATLVMRLTGTGIRKKAAARRGIALTFDDGPNAKYTPQLLALLSHYRIKAVFFVTGRHAEQHPELLRRMHAEGHAIGIHHYDHHSLWRLPPRQARREIRRTAAVIERITGSRPRFYRPPYGRLTAALPNIAKPYETILWTHILGDWKTAMCDSKLLQRLRDVPDDGSIVVLHDDGSNSGADDEAPGHMLRVLREYLQESAERGIVFLPPDCIADCDEDGP
- a CDS encoding S8 family peptidase, whose amino-acid sequence is MSKPRFLLTSLLSVLLLSGTYPLAAPSAASASEQPSAPNALAQDAHELLVQYKELPRSIASAPSLPAETEEIEDVAPAVQLLSFDTPEDLSKAEAELQRNPLVETVEPNYERAVDMTVNDPFYGQQWWVDHVQAPAIWPHAGSQSAPVTVAVIDSGIDSAIPDFAGRIAPGAYNFTDGTSDVQDVNGHGTAVSGVIAAALNDRYGITGIMGPYDVKILPLKTIKADGTGTVSMNVQAIDYAIRRGVDIINISQGGPAASVIEKDAIQRAEDAGILIVASAGNDAGKGNPVMYPAAYDKVLSVASVDQRNQHSSFSTYNDEVDLSAPGERIVTNAPGGRFVSMSGTSFSAPIAAGAAAMVQAEFPGLAPAETKKLLMESAKDLGAPGWDPLYGAGVLDLRKLAASLEAKPEKAKLIHVSAIELDRKTASLTVGNPATVSAIRLTARVLPETAADRTVTWSTSDPRVAAVDQTGQVTAVGKGKAVITATTTDGSFTAAAEISVVSIAPFTGDFPDMEIDQTKIFAVKFNTPLKRGIDYRGFIRISSDPEGTGAAAEAAVRIDPADPRLLYIAPLKEWKNGTSYLTIKKGLPADSGKTLNRDTKLKFTVR